The following proteins come from a genomic window of Astatotilapia calliptera chromosome 11, fAstCal1.2, whole genome shotgun sequence:
- the LOC113032831 gene encoding uncharacterized protein LOC113032831 isoform X3, producing MTVEMLWKKCLSCYTLMYYKPNTSFLKLHVYLIRQDPALEQEIAEKYREKNDETKSHLNFKKIIKHPPDQYLQTERLFSLKADNTSAKIQPKELTLRYNRQNFYEVYVKNPGSELILTLVHTHPADGEPADEPLWECEIQADDHPESGQAEAAGSSVGAAAVSSQSAEENTVDKHLSAQMQKVLTVQSDRERIMEILEHLEKKDLKKFKWLLVELKPIPKSELEDANICDLVDLMFGAYTQHTVEVTKEVFRKMNRNDLVQKLSDTSSRSKD from the exons ATGACTGTGGAGATGTTGTGGAAAAAGTGTCTGAG CTGTTACACGTTGATGTACTATAAACCCAACACATCGTTCCTCAAACTCCACGTCTACCTGATACGACAGGATCCTGCTCTGGAACAG gAAATTGCTGAGAAATATCGTGAGAAAAATGATGAGACAAAATCCCatttgaactttaaaaaaatcataaagcatCCCCCAGACCAGTACCTGCAAACCGAGCGTCTTTTCAGCCTCAAAGCCGACAACACAAGTGCAAAAATTCAGCCGAAG GAGTTAACCCTCAGATACAATAGGCAAAACTTCTATGAGGTGTACGTTAAGAATCCAGGCAGTGAACTCATACTTACACTGGTGCACACTCACCCAGCTGATGGTGAACCAGCTGATGAGCCACTatgggaatgtgaaattcaagcAG ATGACCATCCAGAGTCTGGTCAAGCTGAAG CTGCAGGATCCTCAGTGGGAGCAGCTGCTGTCAGCTCTCAGTCGGCTG AGGAAAACACTGTGGACAAACATCTGTCTGCACAGATGCAGAAA GTGTTAACAGTCCAATCAGACAGAGAGCGGATTATGGAAATATTAGAACATCTGGAAAAGAAGGACCTTAAAAAGTTCAAGTGGCTTTTGGTGGAGCTCAAACCCATCCCAAAGAGCGAACTGGAGGATGCCAACATCTGTGACCTGGTGGATCTGATGTTCGGGGCCTACACCCAACATACTGTGGAGGTGACCAAGGAGGTTTTTAGGAAAATGAACAGGAATGATCTGGTGCAGAAGTTGTCAGACACGAGCTCGAGATCCAAAG ACTGA
- the LOC113032831 gene encoding uncharacterized protein LOC113032831 isoform X2 has product MTVEMLWKKCLSCYTLMYYKPNTSFLKLHVYLIRQDPALEQEIAEKYREKNDETKSHLNFKKIIKHPPDQYLQTERLFSLKADNTSAKIQPKELTLRYNRQNFYEVYVKNPGSELILTLVHTHPADGEPADEPLWECEIQADDHPESGQAEAAGSSVGAAAVSSQSADESQRSGKVQEENTVDKHLSAQMQKVLTVQSDRERIMEILEHLEKKDLKKFKWLLVELKPIPKSELEDANICDLVDLMFGAYTQHTVEVTKEVFRKMNRNDLVQKLSDTSSRSKD; this is encoded by the exons ATGACTGTGGAGATGTTGTGGAAAAAGTGTCTGAG CTGTTACACGTTGATGTACTATAAACCCAACACATCGTTCCTCAAACTCCACGTCTACCTGATACGACAGGATCCTGCTCTGGAACAG gAAATTGCTGAGAAATATCGTGAGAAAAATGATGAGACAAAATCCCatttgaactttaaaaaaatcataaagcatCCCCCAGACCAGTACCTGCAAACCGAGCGTCTTTTCAGCCTCAAAGCCGACAACACAAGTGCAAAAATTCAGCCGAAG GAGTTAACCCTCAGATACAATAGGCAAAACTTCTATGAGGTGTACGTTAAGAATCCAGGCAGTGAACTCATACTTACACTGGTGCACACTCACCCAGCTGATGGTGAACCAGCTGATGAGCCACTatgggaatgtgaaattcaagcAG ATGACCATCCAGAGTCTGGTCAAGCTGAAG CTGCAGGATCCTCAGTGGGAGCAGCTGCTGTCAGCTCTCAGTCGGCTG ATGAATCCCAAAGAAGTGGTAAAGTACAAG AGGAAAACACTGTGGACAAACATCTGTCTGCACAGATGCAGAAA GTGTTAACAGTCCAATCAGACAGAGAGCGGATTATGGAAATATTAGAACATCTGGAAAAGAAGGACCTTAAAAAGTTCAAGTGGCTTTTGGTGGAGCTCAAACCCATCCCAAAGAGCGAACTGGAGGATGCCAACATCTGTGACCTGGTGGATCTGATGTTCGGGGCCTACACCCAACATACTGTGGAGGTGACCAAGGAGGTTTTTAGGAAAATGAACAGGAATGATCTGGTGCAGAAGTTGTCAGACACGAGCTCGAGATCCAAAG ACTGA
- the LOC113032831 gene encoding uncharacterized protein LOC113032831 isoform X4 has translation MTVEMLWKKCLSCYTLMYYKPNTSFLKLHVYLIRQDPALEQEIAEKYREKNDETKSHLNFKKIIKHPPDQYLQTERLFSLKADNTSAKIQPKELTLRYNRQNFYEVYVKNPGSELILTLVHTHPADGEPADEPLWECEIQADDHPESGQAEEENTVDKHLSAQMQKVLTVQSDRERIMEILEHLEKKDLKKFKWLLVELKPIPKSELEDANICDLVDLMFGAYTQHTVEVTKEVFRKMNRNDLVQKLSDTSSRSKD, from the exons ATGACTGTGGAGATGTTGTGGAAAAAGTGTCTGAG CTGTTACACGTTGATGTACTATAAACCCAACACATCGTTCCTCAAACTCCACGTCTACCTGATACGACAGGATCCTGCTCTGGAACAG gAAATTGCTGAGAAATATCGTGAGAAAAATGATGAGACAAAATCCCatttgaactttaaaaaaatcataaagcatCCCCCAGACCAGTACCTGCAAACCGAGCGTCTTTTCAGCCTCAAAGCCGACAACACAAGTGCAAAAATTCAGCCGAAG GAGTTAACCCTCAGATACAATAGGCAAAACTTCTATGAGGTGTACGTTAAGAATCCAGGCAGTGAACTCATACTTACACTGGTGCACACTCACCCAGCTGATGGTGAACCAGCTGATGAGCCACTatgggaatgtgaaattcaagcAG ATGACCATCCAGAGTCTGGTCAAGCTGAAG AGGAAAACACTGTGGACAAACATCTGTCTGCACAGATGCAGAAA GTGTTAACAGTCCAATCAGACAGAGAGCGGATTATGGAAATATTAGAACATCTGGAAAAGAAGGACCTTAAAAAGTTCAAGTGGCTTTTGGTGGAGCTCAAACCCATCCCAAAGAGCGAACTGGAGGATGCCAACATCTGTGACCTGGTGGATCTGATGTTCGGGGCCTACACCCAACATACTGTGGAGGTGACCAAGGAGGTTTTTAGGAAAATGAACAGGAATGATCTGGTGCAGAAGTTGTCAGACACGAGCTCGAGATCCAAAG ACTGA
- the LOC113032831 gene encoding NACHT, LRR and PYD domains-containing protein 1b allele 1-like isoform X1: protein MSLSYKSQSPSSTRADVVNLMVDELGHQSVEVTREVFMHMNRTDLVQKLPESSSASREKHSVDEHGAALLKRVKEQEAVRQILLETLNEFSQKDLKKFKQLLPFTCFKMSLPQMERYWYTNRTEDLVNLMVDKLGHQSVEATMEVLTDMNRPDLMLRLSESSSGRKTERSSELEGCQSLTQDCSDWTKLEPEVNSTDADEAPTYSLQSAAGHFECRVSGLRWVCKGKTSFQYQFRSWEGHMERMESRQYMPAGPLMDVTVTAGKLNEVHLPHWICIDDIPDILDTFAVLHIDDCGDVVEKVSELLHVDVL, encoded by the exons ATGAGTCTGTCATACAAATCACAGAGTCCATCATCAACCAGAGCAGATGTAGTGAATCTGATGGTGGATGAACTTGGTCATCAGTCTGTGGAGGTGACCAGAGAAGTTTTCATGCACATGAACAGAACTGATCTGGTGCAGAAGTTACCAGAGAGCAGCTCAGCATCCAGAG AGAAACACTCTGTGGATGAACATGGAGCTGCACTGTTGAAGAGA gTAAAAGAACAGgaagctgtcagacagattctCTTGGAAACACTGAATGAATTCAGTCAAAAGGATCTAAAGAAATTCAAGCAGTTGCTGCCGTTCACGTGCTTTAAGATGAGCCTGCCACAAATGGAGAGGTACTGGTATACAAACAGGACAGAAGACCTTGTGAATCTGATGGTGGATAAACTTGGTCATCAGTCTGTGGAGGCGACCATGGAGGTTTTAACAGACATGAACAGACCTGATCTGATGCTGAGGCTGTCAGAGAGCAGCTCAG GACgaaaaactgaaagaagttCAGAGCTTGAAGGTTGTCAGAGCCTGACG CAGGACTGCAGTGATTGGACTAAACTTGAACCTGAGGTGAACAGTACAGATGCAGACGAGGCTCCAACTTACAG ccttcaGTCTGCAGCAGGACACTTTGAATGCAGAGTGTCGGGCTTGCGCTGGGTCTGTAAGGGAAAGACCAGCTTTCAGTACCAGTTTAGATCTTGGGAGGGACACATGGAGAGGATGGAGAGCAGACAATACATGCCTGCAGGTCCTCTGATGGACGTCACAGTCACTGCTGGGAAGTTAAATGAAGTTCACCTGCCACACTGGATCTGCATCG ATGACATCCCTGACATATTGGACACGTTTGCAGTCCTTCACATAGATGACTGTGGAGATGTTGTGGAAAAAGTGTCTGAG CTGTTACACGTTGATGTACTATAA